A stretch of Dasypus novemcinctus isolate mDasNov1 chromosome 14, mDasNov1.1.hap2, whole genome shotgun sequence DNA encodes these proteins:
- the LOC101411346 gene encoding fatty acid-binding protein 12, producing the protein MVDQLQGTWKSMSCENFEEYMKELGIGRASRKLGCLAKPTVTISTNGNMISIKTKSIFKNNEVSFKLGEEFVESTPGGHKSKSAATLDNNSLIQVEDWNGKEIIITRKLVDGKMVVLQAWLKLVSFVSV; encoded by the exons ATGGTGGATCAGCTCCAAGGAACATGGAAATCCATGTCTTGTGAAAATTTTGAAGAATACATGAAAGAACTGG GAATAGGAAGAGCAAGTAGGAAACTGGGCTGCCTGGCAAAACCGACTGTCACCATCAGTACAAATGGAAATATGATCAGTATTAAAACCAAAAGCATCTTCAAAAATAATGAGGTCTCTTTTAAACTGGGAGAAGAGTTTGTGGAAAGCACACCAGGTGGCCATAAAAGCAAG AGTGCTGCAACCTTAGATAACAACTCCTTGATTCAGGTTGAGGACTGGAATGGCAAGGAAATTATCATAACAAGAAAGCTGGTGGATGGAAAAATGGTAGTG CTACAGgcctggcttaagctggtttcctttgtttctgtttaa